A genome region from Deinococcus seoulensis includes the following:
- a CDS encoding acyl-CoA dehydrogenase family protein, with protein sequence MNRSTVDAQALLAGMDMDALARLNERLDLGALVRAAAGMSDSQLKSLTSMLGAAPEKAPHLPTPNADFFGQMDTLTQAQRDFAGEVRGFMHTHVSPIMNEYWNRDEFPRHLIPELKKHDFMRRIWNEDGSRTPDATIMEGLFTMEACKVDVSTAVFFGVHAGLAFASIALGGSDEQKAEWLPRMLDMDVIGAFGLTEPEGGSQVSQGMRTTCKRDGDSWTLRGQKKWIGNSPFSDFTVIWARDVDTQEVRGFIVRAGTPGYSVEKIQGKTALRIVENGLITLSDCRVPDTDRLQNVRGWRTTAEVLKLTRAGVAWQGVGCAMGAYELAAAYAQTREQFGKRIGEFQLIQNHLVHMLGNVTSLFALCLRLSHMADAGDMRDEHAALAKVVTAARCRETVALARETFGGNGILLEYGVAKHFADTEAIYSYEGTNEINTLVVGRAITGLSAFV encoded by the coding sequence ATGAACAGATCAACCGTGGACGCGCAGGCGCTCCTGGCCGGAATGGACATGGACGCCCTGGCCCGCCTGAACGAACGACTGGACCTGGGCGCCCTGGTCAGGGCCGCCGCCGGCATGAGCGACTCGCAGCTCAAGAGCCTGACCAGCATGCTGGGGGCCGCGCCCGAGAAGGCCCCCCACCTGCCCACCCCGAATGCCGACTTCTTCGGGCAGATGGATACCCTGACCCAGGCGCAGCGGGACTTTGCCGGCGAGGTGCGCGGCTTCATGCACACGCACGTCTCGCCCATCATGAACGAGTACTGGAACCGTGACGAGTTCCCCCGCCACCTGATCCCGGAACTGAAAAAACATGATTTCATGCGCCGTATCTGGAACGAGGATGGCAGCCGCACCCCAGACGCCACCATCATGGAAGGCCTGTTCACCATGGAAGCCTGCAAGGTGGATGTCAGTACCGCCGTGTTCTTCGGCGTGCACGCCGGACTGGCCTTCGCGTCCATCGCGCTGGGCGGCAGCGACGAGCAGAAGGCCGAGTGGCTGCCCAGGATGCTGGACATGGACGTGATCGGCGCGTTCGGCCTGACCGAACCCGAGGGCGGCTCGCAGGTCAGCCAGGGCATGCGCACCACCTGCAAACGCGACGGCGACAGCTGGACCCTGCGCGGCCAGAAGAAATGGATCGGGAACAGCCCCTTCAGCGACTTCACGGTCATCTGGGCCCGCGATGTGGACACCCAGGAGGTGCGCGGCTTCATCGTCCGCGCCGGAACGCCCGGTTACAGCGTCGAGAAGATCCAGGGCAAGACCGCCCTGCGCATCGTCGAGAACGGCCTGATCACCCTGAGCGACTGCCGCGTGCCCGACACCGACCGCCTGCAGAACGTGCGCGGCTGGCGCACTACCGCCGAGGTCCTGAAACTCACCCGCGCCGGTGTGGCGTGGCAGGGCGTCGGGTGCGCCATGGGTGCCTACGAACTGGCCGCCGCGTACGCCCAGACCCGCGAGCAGTTCGGGAAGCGCATCGGGGAATTCCAGCTGATCCAGAATCACCTCGTGCACATGCTGGGCAACGTCACCAGCCTGTTCGCGCTGTGCCTGCGCCTGAGCCACATGGCCGACGCGGGCGACATGCGCGACGAGCACGCCGCGCTCGCCAAGGTCGTCACCGCCGCCCGCTGCCGCGAGACGGTCGCCCTGGCCCGCGAGACCTTCGGCGGGAACGGCATCCTGCTCGAGTACGGGGTCGCCAAGCACTTCGCGGACACCGAGGCCATCTACTCCTATGAGGGCACCAACGAGATCAACACCCTGGTCGTCGGGCGGGCCATCACCGGCCTCAGCGCCTTCGTGTAA
- a CDS encoding alpha/beta hydrolase, producing the protein MSTEPALTTPAPARPRRRPLLSPRVRAWVIAGVSLLGGYLISTARQAVVRPPLVVGQDAVPPSGQDTARVTLENVGGPVIDIRPAQGEADTLLVFYPGGLVRPQAYEWLGRALAARGVQTVIPAFPLDLAVTGIGRADGLIAQYGQGKRVVIAGHSLGGAMAAQYAASNADALAGLILMAAYPAGNVSLKDRTLPVLSLLAERDGVAAPDDVRGGLERLPEGTTLTVIPGAVHSFFGRYGPQKGDGLPTVTHAQAEEEILNAVQDFLTGLK; encoded by the coding sequence GTGAGCACCGAACCTGCCCTGACCACCCCGGCCCCCGCCCGTCCCCGTCGTCGCCCGCTTCTCTCGCCGCGCGTGCGTGCGTGGGTGATCGCGGGCGTCTCTCTGCTGGGAGGGTACCTGATCTCGACGGCGCGGCAGGCGGTCGTGCGGCCCCCCCTGGTGGTCGGGCAGGACGCCGTGCCTCCCTCCGGTCAGGACACGGCGCGCGTGACGCTGGAGAACGTGGGTGGCCCCGTCATCGACATCCGGCCCGCGCAGGGCGAGGCGGACACACTGCTGGTGTTCTACCCCGGCGGGCTGGTGCGCCCCCAGGCGTACGAGTGGCTGGGCCGCGCGCTGGCCGCTCGTGGCGTGCAGACGGTCATCCCTGCCTTCCCGCTGGATCTGGCCGTGACCGGAATAGGGCGTGCGGACGGTCTGATCGCGCAGTACGGCCAGGGCAAGCGGGTGGTGATCGCCGGGCACTCGCTGGGGGGCGCGATGGCCGCGCAGTACGCCGCCAGCAACGCCGACGCCCTGGCGGGCCTGATCCTGATGGCCGCGTACCCCGCCGGGAACGTCAGCCTGAAAGACCGGACGCTGCCCGTGCTGTCGCTGCTGGCCGAACGGGACGGGGTGGCCGCCCCCGACGACGTGCGCGGCGGCCTGGAACGCCTGCCCGAGGGCACGACCCTGACCGTCATTCCCGGCGCCGTCCACTCGTTCTTCGGACGGTACGGCCCGCAGAAGGGCGACGGCCTGCCCACCGTCACGCACGCGCAGGCGGAAGAGGAGATTCTGAACGCCGTGCAGGACTTCCTGACCGGACTGAAATGA
- a CDS encoding ATP-binding cassette domain-containing protein → MNDLPSSSRDSSLRDDRPRDGFVQVRGAREHNLKNVDVDLPRGALVVFTGVSGSGKSSLAFGTLYAEAQRRYLDSVSPYARRLFNQLGTPDVDRIDGLPPAVALQQGRGVTSARSSVGSLTTLNNVLRLLYSRAGDYPPGQGIIYAEGFSPNTPEGACPECHGLGRVFAVTEESMVPDPSLTIRERAVAAWPTAWAGQNQRDILVTLGYDVDTPWRDLPREARDWILFTDEQPQVPVYPGLTPEETRRAVKRRAEPSYLGTFTSARRHVLHTFANSGSESMKRRAASFMVIRECPVCHGKRLTRAALGVTFAGLDIMDFSRLPLRRAAELLAPAAAGQTARPDGTPRPPEEALALTRLAADLCARVDVLERLGLGYLTLERGTPTLSPGELQRLRLATQLYSNLFGVVYVLDEPSAGLHPADTEALLTALDRLKAGGNSLFVVEHEPGVIRHADWIVDVGPHAGQRGGQVLYSGPPAGLRDVPDSLTARHLFGPPAPLPEVRRDPTGWLDLRGVTRNNLRGVDVRLPLGVLTAVTGVSGSGKSSLLTQALSDLLGVHLGREAAPAEAGADPADLLTADDAPAPTQGTLGGDVERVRRLVQVTQAPIGRTPRSNLATYTGLFDHVRRLFAATPLARQRRYSAGRFSFNVKGGRCEHCQGEGFVTVELLFLPSVYAPCPVCHGTRFNAATLEVTWKGLNIAQVLDLTVDAAAPVFADEAPVHRALSTLQEVGLGYLRLGQPATELSGGEAQRVKLAAELQKAVRGHTVYLLDEPTTGLHPSDVERLHAQLSRLVDAGHSVMVVEHDLGVIAASDWVVDLGPGAGEDGGQVVAQGTPEQVARASGSRTSPYLRRELDEHAQPALT, encoded by the coding sequence ATGAACGACCTTCCATCCTCCTCCCGTGACAGCTCCCTGCGCGACGACCGGCCGCGTGACGGGTTCGTGCAGGTGCGCGGCGCGCGGGAACACAACCTGAAGAACGTGGACGTGGACCTGCCCAGAGGCGCGCTGGTGGTGTTCACGGGCGTGTCGGGGTCCGGGAAGTCCTCGCTGGCGTTCGGGACGCTGTACGCCGAGGCGCAGCGCCGTTACCTGGATTCCGTGTCGCCGTACGCGCGGCGGCTGTTCAATCAGCTGGGCACGCCGGACGTGGACCGCATCGACGGCCTGCCGCCCGCCGTGGCCCTGCAACAGGGGCGGGGCGTCACGTCGGCGCGCAGCAGCGTGGGCAGCCTGACCACCCTGAACAACGTGCTGCGCCTGCTGTACTCCCGCGCGGGGGATTACCCGCCCGGTCAGGGCATCATCTACGCCGAGGGGTTCTCGCCGAACACGCCCGAGGGAGCCTGCCCGGAATGTCACGGGTTGGGCCGCGTGTTCGCTGTGACCGAGGAGAGCATGGTTCCGGACCCGTCCCTGACCATCCGCGAGCGGGCGGTGGCGGCGTGGCCGACCGCGTGGGCCGGGCAGAACCAGCGCGACATTCTGGTCACGCTGGGCTACGACGTGGACACCCCCTGGCGTGACCTGCCGCGCGAGGCGCGCGACTGGATCCTGTTCACGGACGAGCAGCCGCAGGTGCCGGTGTATCCGGGCCTGACGCCCGAGGAGACGCGCCGGGCCGTGAAACGCCGCGCCGAGCCGTCGTACCTGGGCACGTTCACCTCCGCGCGGCGGCATGTGCTGCACACCTTCGCGAACAGCGGCAGCGAGAGCATGAAGCGGCGGGCGGCGTCGTTCATGGTGATCCGCGAGTGCCCGGTCTGCCACGGCAAGCGCCTGACCCGCGCGGCCCTGGGCGTGACGTTTGCCGGGCTGGACATCATGGATTTCTCGCGCCTGCCGCTGCGCCGCGCTGCCGAACTGCTCGCCCCCGCCGCCGCCGGGCAGACGGCCCGCCCGGACGGCACTCCCCGCCCGCCCGAGGAGGCGCTGGCCCTGACCCGGCTGGCCGCCGACCTGTGCGCCCGCGTGGATGTGCTGGAACGCCTGGGCCTGGGTTACCTGACCCTGGAACGCGGCACGCCTACCCTGTCGCCCGGCGAACTGCAACGCCTGCGGCTGGCCACGCAGCTGTACTCGAACCTGTTCGGGGTGGTGTACGTGCTGGACGAACCCTCTGCCGGGCTGCACCCCGCCGACACCGAGGCGCTGCTGACCGCCCTGGACCGCCTGAAAGCCGGGGGGAATTCGCTGTTCGTGGTCGAGCACGAGCCGGGCGTGATCCGCCACGCCGACTGGATCGTGGATGTCGGCCCGCACGCCGGGCAGCGCGGCGGGCAGGTGCTGTACAGCGGCCCCCCGGCGGGCCTGCGGGACGTGCCGGACTCGCTGACCGCCCGGCACCTGTTCGGGCCGCCCGCACCACTGCCCGAGGTGCGCCGCGACCCGACCGGCTGGCTGGACCTGCGCGGCGTGACCCGCAACAACCTGCGCGGCGTGGACGTGCGCCTGCCGCTGGGCGTCCTGACGGCCGTGACGGGCGTCAGCGGGTCCGGGAAGTCCAGCCTGCTCACCCAGGCCCTCTCGGACCTGCTGGGCGTCCACCTGGGCCGGGAAGCCGCGCCTGCCGAAGCTGGCGCCGATCCGGCCGATCTGCTGACCGCAGACGACGCGCCCGCCCCCACGCAGGGCACCCTGGGCGGCGACGTGGAGCGCGTGCGGCGGCTGGTGCAGGTCACGCAGGCACCCATCGGGCGCACGCCGCGCAGCAACCTCGCCACGTACACCGGTCTGTTCGACCACGTGCGCCGCCTGTTCGCCGCGACACCACTGGCCCGGCAGCGCCGTTACAGCGCGGGCCGTTTCTCATTCAACGTGAAGGGCGGCCGCTGCGAACACTGCCAGGGCGAGGGCTTCGTGACCGTGGAACTGCTGTTCCTGCCGTCCGTGTACGCGCCCTGCCCCGTCTGCCACGGCACCCGCTTCAATGCCGCCACGCTGGAGGTCACCTGGAAAGGCCTGAACATCGCGCAGGTGCTGGACCTGACCGTGGACGCCGCCGCGCCGGTGTTCGCAGACGAGGCCCCCGTCCACCGCGCCCTGAGCACCTTGCAGGAGGTCGGCCTGGGCTACCTGCGTCTCGGGCAGCCCGCCACGGAACTCTCGGGCGGCGAGGCCCAGCGCGTGAAACTGGCTGCCGAACTCCAGAAGGCCGTGCGCGGCCACACCGTGTACCTGCTGGACGAACCCACCACCGGCCTGCACCCCAGCGACGTGGAACGCCTGCACGCCCAGCTGAGCCGCCTCGTGGACGCCGGGCACAGCGTCATGGTCGTCGAGCATGACCTGGGCGTGATCGCCGCGAGCGACTGGGTCGTGGACCTCGGCCCCGGCGCGGGCGAGGACGGCGGGCAGGTCGTGGCGCAGGGCACGCCCGAACAGGTCGCCAGGGCGAGCGGCAGCCGCACCTCACCGTACCTGCGGCGAGAACTCGACGAACACGCCCAGCCCGCCCTGACCTGA
- a CDS encoding MFS transporter small subunit produces the protein MTRSTPEPTEQLSPVIYLTWLVPGIPLVWGVWQTLIKVAQLFQ, from the coding sequence ATGACCCGTTCCACCCCCGAACCCACCGAACAGCTCTCCCCCGTGATCTACCTGACGTGGCTGGTCCCCGGCATTCCCCTGGTCTGGGGCGTGTGGCAGACGCTGATCAAGGTCGCGCAACTGTTCCAGTAA
- a CDS encoding L-lactate MFS transporter: MGFLDREHSVAGSNWTRWLVPPAALAVHLSIGQIYGYSVFNKPLSRLISGDLTAETGAPGDWSLFQVGLIFSVALFFLGASSAIFGKWVEREGPRKTMFASALLFCGGFFVAALGVKLHSLPLVIFGNGVLGGIGLGLGYISPVSTLIKWFPDRPGLATGMAIMGFGGGALIGSPLGTALMARFAGDGTLGVGSTFLVMGAVYLLFMLFGAFLIRVPADDWKPAGWTPKPQAAGGMISTHNVLVDQAFRTPQFWLLFAVLFLNVTAGIGVLGQASVMIQEMFSDRVLGAGNGVTAAAAAGFVGLLSIFNMAGRFIWSSTSDRIGRKPTYMIFFALGAVLYFLIPMFGNMGSLVLFVAGFCVIMSMYGGGFATIPAYLRDMFGTANVGAIHGRLLLAWSAAAIVGPSLVNGFRDSQIKAGIPAAQAYSTTMYIMAALLVVGFVANLMVRPVAEKFWAQNRAPAASHD; this comes from the coding sequence ATGGGATTTCTGGATCGTGAGCATTCTGTCGCAGGATCGAACTGGACCCGCTGGCTGGTCCCGCCCGCCGCGCTGGCCGTTCACCTGAGCATCGGGCAGATCTACGGGTACTCGGTGTTCAACAAGCCCCTCTCCCGCCTGATCAGCGGCGACCTGACCGCCGAGACCGGCGCGCCCGGCGACTGGTCCCTGTTCCAGGTGGGCCTGATCTTCAGCGTGGCCCTGTTCTTCCTGGGGGCCAGCAGCGCCATCTTCGGCAAGTGGGTGGAACGCGAAGGGCCACGCAAGACCATGTTCGCCAGCGCCCTGCTGTTCTGCGGCGGGTTCTTCGTGGCGGCGCTGGGCGTGAAACTGCACTCGCTGCCACTCGTGATCTTCGGGAACGGCGTACTGGGCGGCATCGGGCTGGGCCTGGGGTACATCAGCCCGGTCAGCACGCTGATCAAGTGGTTCCCGGACCGCCCCGGACTGGCGACCGGCATGGCCATCATGGGCTTCGGCGGCGGCGCCCTGATCGGCAGTCCGCTGGGCACCGCGCTGATGGCCCGCTTTGCCGGGGACGGCACGCTGGGCGTCGGCTCGACCTTCCTGGTCATGGGGGCCGTGTACCTGCTGTTCATGCTGTTCGGCGCGTTCCTGATCCGCGTGCCCGCCGACGACTGGAAACCCGCCGGGTGGACCCCGAAACCGCAGGCGGCGGGCGGCATGATCAGCACGCACAACGTACTGGTCGATCAGGCGTTCCGCACGCCACAGTTCTGGCTGCTGTTCGCCGTGCTGTTCCTGAACGTCACCGCCGGGATCGGCGTGCTCGGACAGGCCAGCGTCATGATTCAGGAGATGTTCAGTGACCGCGTCCTGGGCGCCGGGAACGGCGTGACGGCCGCCGCCGCCGCCGGCTTCGTGGGCCTGCTGAGCATCTTCAACATGGCCGGGCGGTTCATCTGGTCCTCGACCAGCGACCGCATCGGGCGCAAGCCCACGTACATGATCTTCTTCGCGCTGGGCGCCGTGCTGTACTTCCTGATTCCCATGTTCGGCAACATGGGCAGCCTGGTGCTGTTCGTGGCGGGCTTCTGCGTGATCATGAGCATGTACGGCGGCGGATTCGCCACCATTCCCGCGTACCTGCGGGACATGTTCGGCACCGCGAACGTCGGCGCGATCCACGGCCGCCTGCTGCTCGCCTGGAGTGCCGCCGCCATCGTCGGCCCCAGCCTCGTGAACGGCTTCCGCGACAGTCAGATCAAGGCCGGGATTCCCGCCGCGCAGGCGTACAGCACCACCATGTACATCATGGCCGCGCTGCTGGTCGTGGGGTTTGTGGCCAACCTGATGGTCCGCCCCGTCGCCGAGAAGTTCTGGGCGCAGAACCGCGCGCCCGCCGCCAGCCACGACTGA
- a CDS encoding formate dehydrogenase accessory sulfurtransferase FdhD encodes MSLPVTLFRDGEGTGRLDAVAVEEPLELRLHAPGGPLPLGVLMRTPGHDRDLLLGWLISEGLLPAAFTLDPDPENTNVWHLRTPEYARLAAGARLAVSSSACGVCGSGSIEALAVRAAAPDWRAGPLDAAFLAGLPERLRAAQSGFEATGGLHGAALFTAEGALRCAREDVGRHNAVDKVVGWAHIQQPGALGDQVLVVSSRAGFEIAQKAVTAGIGVVVAVGAATSLAVDTASVFGVTLCGFTREGRLTVYAGAERVSGAARLP; translated from the coding sequence GTGAGCCTCCCCGTCACGCTGTTCCGGGACGGCGAGGGAACAGGGCGCCTGGACGCCGTGGCGGTCGAGGAACCGCTGGAACTGCGCCTGCACGCGCCCGGCGGGCCGCTGCCGCTGGGGGTGCTGATGCGCACGCCGGGGCACGACCGCGACCTGCTGCTGGGCTGGCTGATCTCGGAGGGGCTGCTGCCCGCCGCGTTCACGCTGGACCCGGACCCGGAGAACACGAACGTGTGGCACCTGCGCACGCCGGAGTACGCGCGACTGGCGGCGGGCGCGCGGCTGGCGGTGTCGTCGAGTGCCTGCGGGGTGTGCGGGTCGGGCAGTATCGAGGCACTGGCGGTACGCGCCGCCGCACCAGACTGGAGGGCGGGGCCACTGGACGCCGCGTTCCTGGCGGGCCTGCCCGAGCGGTTGCGGGCGGCCCAGTCGGGCTTTGAGGCGACCGGGGGTCTGCACGGCGCGGCGCTGTTCACGGCAGAAGGCGCGCTGCGCTGCGCCCGTGAGGACGTGGGGCGGCACAACGCCGTGGACAAGGTGGTCGGCTGGGCACACATACAGCAGCCCGGGGCGCTGGGGGATCAGGTGCTGGTGGTCAGCAGCCGCGCGGGCTTCGAGATCGCGCAGAAGGCCGTGACGGCCGGGATCGGCGTGGTGGTGGCCGTGGGCGCGGCGACCAGTCTGGCGGTCGATACGGCGTCCGTGTTCGGTGTGACCCTGTGCGGCTTTACCCGCGAGGGCCGCCTGACGGTGTACGCCGGGGCGGAGCGGGTGAGCGGCGCGGCCCGCCTGCCCTGA
- a CDS encoding DUF1641 domain-containing protein, whose product MAKPLEFTPRIPTAQEKLRSEVEDSTDALLEGLYLLRQLHEHGVLDVAGKTVRGGEGLIASLLHITGGESGTTLLRNATELGKTLAALDPREVGILGSAITTGVNEGARHVAAGKGVGLGELMGLLKDRDVQVALGALFAVLKGAGRALREANGDVPTTANQSEVGR is encoded by the coding sequence ATGGCGAAACCACTTGAATTCACGCCCCGCATCCCGACCGCGCAGGAGAAACTGCGTTCCGAGGTCGAGGATTCCACCGACGCGCTGCTGGAGGGCCTGTACCTGCTGCGGCAACTGCATGAGCACGGCGTGCTGGACGTGGCAGGCAAGACCGTGCGGGGCGGCGAGGGCCTGATCGCGTCGCTGCTGCACATCACGGGCGGCGAGAGCGGCACGACCCTGCTGCGCAACGCCACCGAACTGGGCAAGACCCTGGCGGCGCTGGACCCACGCGAGGTCGGCATTCTGGGTAGCGCCATCACGACCGGTGTGAATGAGGGCGCGCGGCACGTCGCGGCCGGGAAGGGCGTGGGCCTGGGTGAACTGATGGGCCTGCTCAAGGACCGGGACGTGCAGGTGGCGCTGGGCGCCCTGTTCGCGGTCCTGAAGGGGGCAGGGCGGGCGCTGCGCGAAGCGAACGGCGACGTGCCGACCACCGCCAATCAGTCCGAGGTGGGCCGCTGA
- the fdhF gene encoding formate dehydrogenase subunit alpha: MGEIDVPNDVHIRSTVGPTRPPRGEQVQVTVDGAPQVAWVGEPLVDVINRAQIELAQVCYHPQLGPIQTCDTCAVEIDGSVGRACGTKVAAGMTVRTQTIAARAAQRDAYDRIVANHDLYCTVCDNNNGNCTVHNTLGVLGIDHQTRPFQPKGYEKDMSNPFYRYDPDQCILCGRCVEACQNVQVNETLTIGWEMEQPRVLWDGGKPIGESSCVSCGHCITVCPCNALQEKSMLGQAGLFTGIPLPVWDAAIDVVKGVEASAGLKPIMNVSEIESAARDRYIKKTKTVCTYCGVGCSFDVWTDERHILKVEPGLGHANGISTCVKGKFGWDYVNSEDRLTAPLIRDGDRFREATWDEALDLVARRFMEIRAKDGPDALAFVASSKASNEEAFMVQKFARQVIGTNNVDNCSRYCQSPASKGLSLTTGIGADSGTIKDIENASLVITVGSNAAESHPVLATRVKRAQKLGNTKVIVFDIREHELATRADQFIRPKPGTDFVWLAAVSKFILDNGLEDRAFLAERVNGLEEFRQSISTYTLEYAERETGIDAGTLEALARQIAAEERVAVLWAMGVTQQCGGSDTSAAISNLLLITGNFGKLGAGGFPLRGHNNVQGASDMGAMPDQVSGYQPVGDPLVVQRHEREWGVTLRPERGLDNTQMLDAAIEGKLKAMWITGEEMSLTDANANHLAQGFEALEFLVVQDLYFTNTARYADVVFPAAASLEKEGTFTNTERRMQRLYEVMPPLKGTKPDWQIYQGVAQRMGADWKYSHPGEVMDEIARLTPFFAGVSYDRLQGYDTLCWPVAEDGTDSPLLHQERFNFPDGKARLYPATYKPRQEAPNDEFDLHLNSGRMLEHFHEGNMTFRVEGIAEKTPDSFVEVSPELAADRQLQSGQWVRLISEHGAVRLRALVTARVSGNEVFVPMNARKAEDAVNFLTGSRGDSITNTPAYKDTRVRMEVLHDVGENPLPAKNHRWGHPTPQTGVEVERKWSRPDYVFPGGLLPMHGDSLNARADALAGPVMGGADD, encoded by the coding sequence ATGGGCGAGATTGACGTGCCGAACGACGTGCACATCCGTTCCACGGTGGGGCCGACCCGGCCGCCGCGTGGCGAGCAGGTTCAGGTGACGGTGGACGGCGCGCCGCAGGTGGCGTGGGTGGGCGAGCCGCTGGTGGACGTGATCAACCGCGCGCAGATCGAACTGGCGCAGGTGTGTTACCACCCGCAACTGGGGCCGATCCAGACCTGCGATACCTGCGCGGTCGAGATCGACGGCTCGGTGGGCCGCGCCTGCGGGACGAAGGTGGCAGCCGGGATGACGGTTCGCACGCAGACGATCGCCGCCCGCGCCGCGCAGCGGGACGCATACGACCGCATCGTGGCAAACCACGACCTGTACTGCACGGTGTGCGACAACAACAACGGGAACTGCACGGTTCACAACACGCTGGGCGTGCTGGGCATCGATCATCAGACCCGTCCGTTCCAGCCCAAGGGCTACGAGAAGGACATGAGCAACCCCTTCTACCGGTACGACCCGGACCAGTGCATCCTGTGCGGGCGCTGCGTGGAGGCCTGCCAGAACGTGCAGGTGAACGAGACCCTGACCATCGGCTGGGAGATGGAGCAGCCGCGAGTGCTGTGGGATGGCGGGAAACCCATCGGCGAGAGCAGTTGCGTCAGCTGCGGGCACTGCATCACGGTGTGCCCCTGCAACGCGCTTCAGGAGAAATCCATGCTGGGGCAGGCGGGCCTGTTCACGGGCATTCCGCTGCCCGTCTGGGACGCCGCCATCGACGTGGTCAAGGGCGTGGAGGCCAGCGCGGGTCTCAAACCGATCATGAACGTGTCAGAGATCGAGTCGGCGGCCCGTGACCGGTACATCAAGAAGACCAAGACGGTCTGCACGTACTGCGGGGTGGGCTGCTCGTTCGACGTGTGGACCGACGAGCGGCACATCCTGAAGGTCGAGCCCGGCCTGGGGCACGCGAACGGCATCAGCACCTGCGTGAAGGGCAAGTTCGGCTGGGATTACGTGAACAGCGAGGACCGCCTGACCGCCCCGCTGATCCGCGACGGGGACCGCTTCCGCGAGGCGACCTGGGACGAGGCGCTGGACCTCGTGGCGCGGCGCTTCATGGAGATCCGCGCCAAGGACGGCCCGGACGCCCTGGCGTTCGTGGCGAGCAGCAAGGCCAGCAACGAGGAAGCGTTCATGGTGCAGAAGTTCGCCCGTCAGGTGATCGGGACGAACAACGTGGACAACTGCTCGCGGTACTGCCAGTCCCCCGCCAGCAAGGGGCTGTCCCTGACGACCGGGATCGGCGCGGACAGCGGCACCATCAAGGACATCGAGAACGCTTCTCTGGTGATCACGGTGGGCAGCAACGCCGCCGAGAGCCACCCGGTCCTGGCGACCCGCGTGAAGCGCGCGCAGAAGCTGGGGAACACGAAGGTCATCGTGTTCGACATCCGCGAGCATGAACTCGCCACCCGCGCCGACCAGTTCATCCGCCCGAAACCCGGCACGGACTTCGTGTGGCTGGCCGCCGTCAGCAAGTTCATCCTGGACAACGGCCTGGAGGACAGGGCGTTCCTGGCGGAGCGCGTGAACGGCCTGGAGGAATTCCGGCAGTCCATCAGCACCTACACCCTGGAGTACGCCGAGCGCGAGACCGGCATCGACGCCGGGACGCTGGAGGCCCTGGCCCGCCAGATTGCCGCCGAGGAGCGCGTGGCGGTCCTGTGGGCGATGGGCGTCACGCAGCAGTGCGGCGGCAGCGATACCAGCGCCGCCATCAGCAACCTGCTGCTGATCACCGGGAACTTCGGCAAGCTGGGCGCCGGGGGCTTCCCGCTGCGCGGTCACAACAACGTGCAGGGCGCCAGCGACATGGGCGCCATGCCCGATCAGGTCAGCGGGTACCAACCGGTCGGTGACCCGCTGGTCGTGCAGCGCCACGAGCGCGAGTGGGGCGTCACGCTGCGCCCGGAACGCGGCCTGGACAACACCCAGATGCTCGACGCGGCCATCGAGGGCAAGTTGAAGGCCATGTGGATCACGGGTGAGGAGATGAGCCTGACCGACGCGAACGCCAACCACCTCGCGCAGGGCTTCGAGGCGCTGGAATTCCTGGTGGTGCAGGACCTGTACTTCACGAACACCGCCCGCTACGCGGACGTGGTGTTCCCGGCCGCCGCGTCACTGGAGAAGGAAGGCACGTTCACGAACACCGAGCGCCGCATGCAGCGCCTGTACGAGGTCATGCCGCCCCTGAAGGGCACGAAACCCGACTGGCAGATCTACCAGGGGGTCGCGCAGCGCATGGGCGCCGACTGGAAGTACAGCCACCCGGGCGAGGTCATGGACGAGATCGCGCGCCTCACGCCGTTCTTCGCGGGCGTCAGTTACGACCGCCTGCAGGGGTACGACACGCTGTGCTGGCCGGTCGCGGAGGACGGCACGGACTCGCCGCTGCTGCACCAGGAGCGCTTCAACTTCCCGGACGGCAAGGCCCGCCTGTACCCGGCGACGTACAAACCCCGCCAGGAAGCCCCGAACGACGAATTCGACCTGCACCTGAACAGCGGGCGCATGCTGGAGCACTTCCACGAGGGCAACATGACCTTCCGCGTGGAGGGCATTGCCGAAAAGACCCCGGACTCGTTCGTGGAGGTCAGCCCGGAACTCGCGGCGGACCGGCAGCTTCAGAGCGGTCAGTGGGTGCGGCTGATCAGCGAGCACGGCGCCGTTCGCCTGCGTGCGCTGGTCACGGCCCGCGTGAGCGGGAACGAGGTGTTCGTGCCCATGAACGCCCGAAAGGCCGAGGACGCCGTGAACTTCCTGACCGGCAGCCGCGGCGACAGCATCACGAACACCCCCGCGTACAAGGACACCCGCGTGCGCATGGAAGTCCTGCACGACGTGGGTGAGAACCCGCTGCCCGCCAAGAACCACCGCTGGGGCCACCCCACCCCGCAGACGGGCGTGGAAGTCGAGCGCAAGTGGTCACGGCCGGACTACGTGTTCCCCGGCGGGCTGCTGCCCATGCACGGCGACAGCCTGAACGCCCGCGCCGACGCACTGGCCGGCCCAGTCATGGGCGGCGCTGACGACTGA